In Shewanella psychrotolerans, the genomic stretch TAATAAGCTAAACATCATTAAAAATAACGCGCAATAGTGACACTTAGCGATGTTTTGACAAATTCGTAGCTCAACGCTGCAAAACTTTGGACAAAGCTGCTAATATTGGGCCAATTTTTTTAGCTTACTGAGATAGATCAAGATGGGAAGAGCATACCAAAACCGCAAAGAATCTATGGCCAAAACGGCTGGACAAAAAACTAGACTTTACTCTCGTTACGGCAAAGAACTCTATGTTTGTGCTAAAAATGGTGGTTTTGATCCAGACGGTAACCTAGCGCTACGTCAAATGATCGCCAAGGCTAAAAAAGATCAAGTGCCAGCCCATGTTATCGAGCGTGCAATCGAAAAGGCTCGCGGCGGCGGTGGTGAAGACTATGAAACGGCTCGTTATGAAGGTTTTGGTCCTGGTGGCGCTATGGTCATCGTCGACTGCTTAACTGATAACGGTAAACGTACTTTTACCGAAGTCCGTCAGGCATTCGTTAAGAATGATGCCAAACTAGGTAGCCCGGGAACCGTGGGTCACATGTTCGATCACCAAGCTGTATTTGCCTTTAAAGGTGACGATGAAGAAGCGGTATTGGAAGCCCTAATGATGGCCGACGTCGATATCGCCGACATCGAAGTAGAAGATGGCATCATTAGCGTGTTTGCGCCGCACACAGAGTTCAACAAGGCAAAGACAGCCCTTAACGACGCCTTCCCTGACACTGAATTGGAAGTAGAAGAGATTGCCTTCGTGCCACAGACCATGACAGAACTCACCGATCCAGAAGTGATCGCCCAGTTCGAAAAGTTCCAAGCTGCACTGGAAGATTGTGACGACGTACAAAACGTCTACCACAACGCCGACATCAAGGCATAAACATCACCTCTCTCGCCTGTCACTCTGGCCTGAACAATAAAAAGCGATTCGTTTCACGAAAGTAACGAATCGCTTTTTTTTCACCAATCAACCTGTAATTTTTTTGACCTTAGTCAAAGGCTTGGCACTTGTAGTAAGTACTTACCACCCTATCAATTAAACTTTATTCATAGTGCACCTTTAAAAGCCATTTTCGGTGGACTTGAGCCTGTACTCGCCTATCCTTATAGCTAGACCTACAAAAACAATCCAAATCAACCGCACGTGATTTGCCGCTCCTGTTCGGAATGGCTTGTCACGTACAATTGATCAACCAACATGATGAACAGGTAACCTATGAAGTATTCAAAATCGATCATCGCCATCGCACTCACCAGCCTACTTGCCGCCTGTGGTGGAAGTGATGACAAGCCTGAAACACCAAAAACAGGCGTCTTTAGCCTAGGTGTCTCGGACAACCCAGCCGATGCAAAAGTAGTAAACATTGCTTTCAAACAGGTAGTATTAAAAGGTGCGGGTGAACCTATCTCATTCGACGTCTCAGAAGATGGTGAATTAAAGCATGTTGACCTACTCACAGTACAAGGCCAAGAGATAGAAACCTTGGTTCCCGCCCAAACCATCCCGGTCGGTGAATACCAGATGTGCATTTTCATGCAAAGTGATGAAGTGGCTAATGAGAATGGGTCATATGTCATAACAAAGGATGACATTATCCAAGGACTCAATACTAACAGCCAAGGGACCTGTGCAGGCATACAGGGTGAGGTAGGAACAGGTCGCCTCTTCTTCAACAAGGCCTTCACCATTGCCGCTGGCGTGAATGACTTTGTTGCCGAATTCAACCTCTCTAAAGGTCTTCAAGCACCGCACGGCAGCCATGACTACTGGACGCTTAAGCCAACGGCCGTACAGCTAGTGAACAACGCCGAAGTAGGCGCCATTAATGGCCAAATTAGTGATGATGTGATGGCAGCATGTGAAGTGGCAGCTGGAGGCTCTGAGTTTAACCCAGCGGTTTACCTTTACCCAACGGCAACCACGCTTGAAAACATGGTAGACTTCCGCCCTGATGCCGACGTTGTTGAACCACAAGTGGCACCTATTGCCTCTGCACGCGTTAACCCAATTACAGATGATGCTGAAAATGTTACCGGTTACGAGTATGAATTTGGCTTCGTTGCTGCCAATACCTATAGCCTCGGCTATACCTGTGTGGCACAAAATGACGATCCTGAATCAGTTAACACGCCTGAAGATGTCGAAGCACCTTTCTTCCTCCACATTGATGAGCAAGATGTCGTTGTGACTGAAGGCACTACGACAGAACGTCACTTCCCAATGGATTTTGTTCCAGCGACCTAAGTGACATCCTTGTCATAAACATAAAAAAGGCACTCTATTGAGTGCCTTTGCTTTATCTCACCTTAGGTAAATAAAGGGTTCAAATACCTGCAGGGTAGCATTCAAACCTTCAGCCAAGATAAGAATCTCTGCTATCTTTCAAACACATGGTATTTTTCAACACCAAATGTCTTACCTGTGTCATGACAGGTTGCACACGATTCTCCAGTTTTGGTCTTGTACCAAAGTGGATCAGCAACTGCGTCAATTTCACCACCGTGTTGCTTCATATGATTTAACGCCTGCTCATTGCTGTGACAAGCAAAACAGTTGGCAGTTATCGGGCTAGCCATTAAGCCACGCTTACCCTCATGGAATGCACGAGCCAAGATATATTGGTTTGGCACTGCGTATAGATCGATACCGTCGGCATGACACGCCACGCAGTTATCGGCATTCAGCTTGGTCGCTGAATTGCTATCGCCATTGTCATCCACACTGCCCACACCCCAGTGCATGCTGTGTACCATTGGGCCAAAGCCTGGTGCTGATTGCCCTGCAGAGCGATTTTGTCCATTGTTATGACAAGCCACACAATCTAAGCCTCCGGCTTGATAGCTACCATTTTTATGGTAATTGTTTTCACTATTGTGGCAGGTCGTACAGCTATCACTAGTCACGGCATGACGACGTGTATAACCACTTTCCACAGCGAAACTAGGTGCGGTCGTCGCCACGTCAATCTCAAAGTAGTCCGTAGACACGACTTCTGAGTATCCGGTCAACGATACCCCTGTGTATCCAGCTGCATCACTATCTTGCTCACCTAAACCAAAGGTGACTCGGGTGCTGGCAATGAAGTTACCTGACTTAAAATCTGTGCCATCACTACCTTCAAACTCCAGTAACTCAGGGAAACAGATAGAACGTGTACCATCTTCACGCTCAACATACTGCTCAGACCCACGACCAATAGCACGACCTGTGATGGTATTGTTTTCACTGTCATAACCGTGGATATAAGCACCTGCATAGGTCAAAGTATGATCAGCATACAACTCACCGATATTAAGCTGAGTTTCTGTTTCATCAACGACTTCATAAAGCGATAAGTCTGTACAGACAGCACCGACAGAGGTATCAGGCCAAGTAACATCGGCATCCCAATATAAATTGGACGTTTCAGTTCTGTGGTTATTACGAGTCACTTGACGCTCTACTATGCTGCTCTTTATGGCATGCATCTCTCTAACATCAAAGTCAGCATCTGCCGCAAAATTAGCTAGGTCAACAGTCCCGGCGCTATGGCAATCTGTACAACCATTACCGGTGACACTGGTATTAATCACAGGTTCGGCGTGGCAGGTATAACAGTTGGTTGCTTCAAAATCACGCTCAAACTTCTGGTGATTGATGTGGCCAATTTTTTGTAGAGTATTAGTGGCGTAGCCGCCATTCTCATCGGCTCTTGAGACATTGTTATGACACACTAAACATCCAGCAACTAAGTCGGTTTCACCATCAACATTGATTGCGGTGTAACTGGCATGACGGCGTGTACCTTCAGCGTAATTCACATGGCACGACTGACAGGTTTGTGTCGTTGTCGTGTGAATATTTTCTGGCTTACTGACAACAAGCGGCAGACTTCTGGCGATACCGCTATCCTTAGCGCCACCAACACGTAACCACACTATGCCCTCATCGCCTGCAGATAGATTTTCCATTGGCATGACAAAGCTGTAATTTCCTGCATCATTTAGGGTTAAAGAGGCGCCTTCAGGGTTACTGTCCAGCGTCGCGTCGAAGGTTCCATATCCGCCGTTTGTGCCAGCTCCAGCACGACTTAACACTATCCCTTTCTCTGTCTTCGCTGCAAACTTAGTCTCAGCCTTTTTCAATCCATCAATGGCAATACCATTTTCATTGAGAGCTTGAAACTCAAATGAAATCACACCATCAGCAATAACATGATCAATCACCTCAATTGAGGTGACTTCAGAGACGCCAACTGTTGGTGGAGGTGAAGGTAAACCCGGAGCACCATCTTCTCCATCTTGACCGTCCTTACCGTCACTACCACAAGCACTGAGCCCCAAGGCAGCGGCAACAACCAAAGCTAAATAGCGTTTATTTACTATATTCATCGTCATTCCTTATCATTATTTTTTTATGGACCTTATCTCCCCCCTTAATAACAGTAAGAACAAACGCGACGATTTATTGTGAAGCTAAGCACGATTAAGATTTTGAAATTGTTACTTTTTGAATCATCCTTTTGACGATAGTGAAAAAAAACCGAGTAATTAGATCTGAACTAACAGCGTCAAGAAAACATCGGCATCACCAACAATAAGTCATACCAATCAGTATAAGAAAGTGATCGACACAGCGTGTTTTTTGGCAACTCATTCAAGGCGAATGGATGACGGAATGCTTGTTCCCTTGTGAGGCCATTCAACGCAGAAGTAGGAAGCGAAAAACACGCCTAACAAGCGAATTTTAGCACTTATAGCCCTGTGTGAACGAGTTTAAGCCTAGAACAAGCATGCGCTTCACTCGTTGAAAACAACAAGGTCTTGTATGTTCCCGACATGCTTAAGACACTCACTCATACGCGCTAATCTTTAGTACTAAATGGTCGTAGGGCGACACATCTTTATACTCATTGGTATCATACTATGGGTCTGTCTCAAGGTCTGTTTATGCACGCAAAAAGTATGTCGAACCTATGATATCAACTCGGAATTTATTTCAAATTAACTTAAAACTAAACCAAAAGTTACTTGTTTAACACTTGATGTTATAACCCTATATAAAACAGGCATTTAAAATAACTTTTACTGGGAATAAAGAAGAGCGCTGAACGCGCTCTTGATATGTAATGAATTTAAGAACAACAATCTCGACGCCACCAGTTCTTGGGTAGCTTGGCAAGCAATACCTTCAGCATCAAGATGGCTAGGATGATCCCCGAGCCATTAACTATCACAGAAGGCAAGAGGTTGTGCTCTTCTCCAATTTGAGGCATCACTACAAAACCGAAGGTCTCCACCAAATAGTTAACGATAACACCAGAGATAAGAGCAACACCCAAAACGCCGCCGAGATAACCATAGAGGGCGCGCTTACCCAGTTCCTTGGTCACTACACCTAAGGTGGCGATATTTGTCGCAGGGCCCGCCAACATAAACACCAGTACGGCGCCTGGCGATACACCGGCCAGCAGCAGCCCGGCAGCAATTGGAGTAGAGGCGGTAGCGCAGATATACATGGGCACAGAAATCAGCACCATCACCAGCATGGCTAAGATGCCGTCACCCCATTTAGCCATGAAATCCCCCGGCACATAAGTCTGCACTAACGCAGCGAAGAAGAGGCCAATCAACAACCAAACGGTAGTATCACGCACTAGATCGGTAGCGGCATAATGCAAACCTTTACCCATGCGTGCCAGCACTGAAGTGCCCTTGAGCTCAGTGGCCACATCTTTGGTCGATTCACAACAGCTCTCACTTTGGCTATTACTCTGATTAGCCGTATCAGTAGTAGAACAACATGAGCTTACCGGCTCGGGCGTTGCCTTGCTCCCACAGCATGACCCACTCGCGGACTGAGTGGCTGCCGCTGGCTTAATCAAAGCTTCTGGCTTAGCCATAGCACCTGAGCTCGCTGGGCGCATCATCATGGGCGAGGCATCCGCTTTCATTCGCACTGGCGCATTTGACTTGTCGCCACAGCAGCTCGATGACACTTGCTTGTGCAGCGGCTTTTCGACAGGCTTATTACTGCTGCAACAGCTAGTGCTCGCCTCAGAGCCTTTATCTGTCGCACTTTGGTTTGAACTAGCAGGCTGAGCTATATCGCTCACTTTCACCTCGTCATCATCACGGCCCACCAGCAAACCGGCAACGATAGCGCTGCTCACAGCCGCTATCGGTCTGACAATTGCCATGAAGGGGCCAAGCAGCACATAGGAAACACTGACCGAATCGATACCCGTTTCAGGCGTTGAGACCAAAAATGAGGTGGTGGCTGCTTTTGATGCGCCAGAACGACGTAGCCCCACTGCGGCAGGGATCACTCCACAGGAACACAGTGGCAATGGTGCCCCGAGAATCGCGGCTTTTACCGTCGTCTTGAAACCGTGGCCACCGAGCTGTTTTTGCATCCACACCATGGGGACAAACATCTTAAGCATACCGGCCAACACAAGACCCAATAACAACCATGGCGCCGAGTCTAAAAACAGATCAATAAAATTACTTAGTAGCATAATTAACCCTTTACCTTACAACTTGCTTTGTACTCTGTTTGTGCATGCTGATGCGTATGATTCTCACACTTCACCTCGGCAGCATTTGATTCTAGCGCCTCAAGAATAGAGCAATGCTCAGCACTTTCTGGCCCACCACAGCAGGCATCTGACAGACGCTGCAATGACTCTCTAAAATAGTTAAGCTCGGCAATTTTTGCCTCAACATGTTCCAGCTTAATATCGACCATGCCTTTGACATCAGCACAGGCCCAATTGGACTTATCCAGCTCAATAGACAATAACTCGGTGATTTCAGCAAGGGTAAACCCCACGGCTTTAGCACGCAGGATAAAACGCAGCCGCTCAGCATCATCCTCTGTATACATACGATAGCCAGACTCGGTTCGCATCGACGGCGATAGCAAACCATGTTTTTCGTAAAACCTTAAGGTGTCAGCTTTGACATCACACGCTTTTGATAGCTCACCAATGCGGTACATAAATCATCCAATTGAGTTCAAATGGCTGTTGATTAAGTTAAGTATAAACCTTGGAGTTAAATCTAAGGTCAAGGGTTATTATTAGGATTTATCCAGGAGATGCTTGTTCGCGTGGGCGTATTGTGAAATCGCGCAGAAAAAAACAACATGGCATCTCATTTTGCGATAAAATACGCGCGCCGTGATGGACAGTAACAAAAAAATTGAGGGGCTTTTGGAAAGCATAGCCAGCCGATGAAAGGCATGAATGGTTCTGTTTTCCGAAAGATCCTTAAAATAACTACTGGACCCTGTACCCAAAATGAATAATGCCAGACCTATTCGTCGCGCGCTGTTAAGCGTTTCTGATAAAACCGGAATCCTTGAGTTTGCACAAGCCCTGCATGCCCAAGGTGTTGAACTGCTCTCTACTGGTGGCACCGCAGCCCTATTAGCAGACAACGGTGTGCCTGTCATTGAAGTCTCTGACTACACAGGTCACCCCGAGATCATGGATGGGCGCGTTAAAACCTTGCATCCTAAAGTGCACGGCGGCATTTTAGCGCGTCGCGGTATCGATGAGATCGTCATGGAACAGAACGCCATTAAACCTATCGATCTCGTTGCCGTCAATCTTTACCCATTTGCAGAAACCGTCGCCAAAACAGGTTGCACCTTAGCCGATGCCGTTGAGAACATCGATATCGGTGGTCCAACTATGGTGCGCTCGACCGCTAAAAATCATAAAGACACGACCATTATCGTTAACGCCAAAGACTATGATCGAGTGATCAAAGAGATGCAGGCCAATGAAGGTAGCACGACGCTTGAAACCCGTTTTGACCTAGCCATTGCCGCGTTTGAGCATACTGCAGCTTATGACGGCATGATCGCCAACTACTTCGGTACTATGGTGCCGGCACACAGCAAAGATGAGTGTCATAACGATTCTAAGTTCCCGCGCACTTACAACACCCAGTTAATTAAGAAGCAAGACCTTCGCTACGGTGAGAACAGCCATCAGAGCGCCGCATTCTATGTGGATCTGAACATTGACGAAGCTTCTGTTGCTAGTGCAGTACAACTGCAAGGCAAAGCACTTTCTTATAACAACATTGCCGACACCGACGCGGCACTTGAGTGCGTTAAAGAATTTGATGAGCCAGCCTGCGTGATCGTGAAACACGCTAACCCATGCGGTGTAGCGATTGGCAACGACCTATTAGAAGCCTACAACCGCGCCTATCAAACCGACCCAACCTCTGCTTTTGGTGGCATCATCGCCTTTAATGGCGAATTAGATGCTGAAACCGCTAGCGCGATTGTTGAACGTCAGTTTGTTGAAGTGATCATAGCGCCAAGTGTGAGCCAAGCCGCTCGTGACGTTGTCGCCACTAAAGCCAATGTGCGCCTGCTAGAGTGCGGCCAGTGGAACAGTAAGACCACCAGCCTAGACTATAAGCGTGTCAATGGCGGCCTACTGCTGCAAGACCGCGACCAAGGTATGGTTAGTCAAGCCGATGTGACTGTCGTATCAAAACGTCAGCCAACTGAGGCTGAAATGAAAGATCTCATGTTCTGCTGGAAAGTGGCTAAATTTGTTAAATCAAACGCTATTGTCTACGCCAAGAACAGCATGACCATTGGTGTCGGCGCCGGCCAAATGAGCCGCGTATATAGCGCTAAAGTAGCTGGCATTAAAGCCGCAGACGAAAACCTCGAAGTGGTTGGTTCTGTTATGGCATCTGATGCTTTCTTCCCATTCCGTGATGGTATTGATGCCGCAGCTGCTGCTGGTATCAGCTGTATCATCCAGCCAGGCGGATCGATTCGTGACGAAGAGATCATTGCCGCTGCTGATGAGCACGGTATGGCAATGGTATTTACTGGCATGCGTCACTTCCGTCATTAATCACCATTAGATTAGAGCAGCCTACTTTGGCTGCTTTTTTCGTTTAAAGAACAAAATCATTTTATAATTAGAGGGATGGATCAAAATGCAAGTATTGGTTATTGGTGGCGGCGGTCGTGAACATGCTTTAGCATGGAAAGCAGCCCAATCAGCACAAGTTGAAAAAGTCTTTGTTGCACCTGGTAACGCAGGTACCTCTCTAGAGCCAAAATTAGAAAACGTTGCCATTAACGTTGAACAGATCAACGCATTAGTTGAATTTGCTCAAGCAAACAAAATTGAACTCACCATCGTTGGTCCGGAAGTGCCATTGTCTCTAGGCGTGGTCGATGCATTCAATGAAGCTGGTCTACCTATCTTTGGCCCAACACAAGGTGCTGCGCAGCTAGAGTCCTCTAAAGCGTTCACCAAAGATTTCTTAGCACGCCATAATATTCCGACGGCTGCCTACGCGAACTTTACCGAAATTGAGCCAGCCAAAGCTTACGTTGTTGAAGTCACGGCAAAAACAGGCTACCCAATCGTCATCAAAGCTGACGGCTTAGCGGCAGGTAAAGGGGTGATTATCGCCCAAGACCAAAGCGAAGCAGATGCGGCAATTGAAGATATGCTCGCAGGCAATATGTTTGGTGAAGCAGGCTCACGAGTCGTGATCGAAGAGTTTTTAAAAGGTGAAGAAGCCAGCTTTATCGTGATGGTTGATGGGCAGAACATTCTTGCCATGGCCAGCAGCCAAGATCATAAAGCGCGCGACAATGGTGACAATGGCCCTAACACGGGCGGTATGGGCGCCTATTCACCTGCACCAGTTGTCACCCAAGCCGTTCACGAGTGGACTATCGCTAATGTGATTCGCCCAACCGTTGATGGCATGGCGGCTGAAGGCAATGTTTACACAGGTTTCCTTTATGCTGGCCTAATGATCTCACCCGATGGCAGCGCTAAGGTACTTGAATACAACTGCCGCTTTGGCGACCCAGAGACTCAACCTATCATGATGCGTCTGAAATCTGATTTAGTTGAACTTTGCCTAGCGGCGACTCGCGGCGAGCTAGACCAAGTGACAGCCGAATTTGATTCACGTGCTGCCGTTGGTGTGGTATTGGCCGCAGGCGGATACCCAGATGCTTACCGTAAGCACGATGTGATTGACGGGCTAAGCCTAGGTAACAACGACGCCAAAGTATTCCATGCGGGCACATCGATGAAAGAGGGCCATGTGGTTACTAATGGTGGACGCGTGTTATGTGCAACTGCTTTAGGTAATACAGTGACAGAGGCGCAAAAAGCCGCCTATGCCTTAGTTGATGAGATTCACTGGGACGATGTCTACTTCCGCACCGATATCGCTTACCGCGCTATCGCTCGCGAAAGTTAAAGCAACACCCTGTAATAAGAACCGGCCACTGGCCGGTTTTTTTATGTTCTGTTTTATT encodes the following:
- a CDS encoding multiheme c-type cytochrome — its product is MNIVNKRYLALVVAAALGLSACGSDGKDGQDGEDGAPGLPSPPPTVGVSEVTSIEVIDHVIADGVISFEFQALNENGIAIDGLKKAETKFAAKTEKGIVLSRAGAGTNGGYGTFDATLDSNPEGASLTLNDAGNYSFVMPMENLSAGDEGIVWLRVGGAKDSGIARSLPLVVSKPENIHTTTTQTCQSCHVNYAEGTRRHASYTAINVDGETDLVAGCLVCHNNVSRADENGGYATNTLQKIGHINHQKFERDFEATNCYTCHAEPVINTSVTGNGCTDCHSAGTVDLANFAADADFDVREMHAIKSSIVERQVTRNNHRTETSNLYWDADVTWPDTSVGAVCTDLSLYEVVDETETQLNIGELYADHTLTYAGAYIHGYDSENNTITGRAIGRGSEQYVEREDGTRSICFPELLEFEGSDGTDFKSGNFIASTRVTFGLGEQDSDAAGYTGVSLTGYSEVVSTDYFEIDVATTAPSFAVESGYTRRHAVTSDSCTTCHNSENNYHKNGSYQAGGLDCVACHNNGQNRSAGQSAPGFGPMVHSMHWGVGSVDDNGDSNSATKLNADNCVACHADGIDLYAVPNQYILARAFHEGKRGLMASPITANCFACHSNEQALNHMKQHGGEIDAVADPLWYKTKTGESCATCHDTGKTFGVEKYHVFER
- the purH gene encoding bifunctional phosphoribosylaminoimidazolecarboxamide formyltransferase/IMP cyclohydrolase — encoded protein: MNNARPIRRALLSVSDKTGILEFAQALHAQGVELLSTGGTAALLADNGVPVIEVSDYTGHPEIMDGRVKTLHPKVHGGILARRGIDEIVMEQNAIKPIDLVAVNLYPFAETVAKTGCTLADAVENIDIGGPTMVRSTAKNHKDTTIIVNAKDYDRVIKEMQANEGSTTLETRFDLAIAAFEHTAAYDGMIANYFGTMVPAHSKDECHNDSKFPRTYNTQLIKKQDLRYGENSHQSAAFYVDLNIDEASVASAVQLQGKALSYNNIADTDAALECVKEFDEPACVIVKHANPCGVAIGNDLLEAYNRAYQTDPTSAFGGIIAFNGELDAETASAIVERQFVEVIIAPSVSQAARDVVATKANVRLLECGQWNSKTTSLDYKRVNGGLLLQDRDQGMVSQADVTVVSKRQPTEAEMKDLMFCWKVAKFVKSNAIVYAKNSMTIGVGAGQMSRVYSAKVAGIKAADENLEVVGSVMASDAFFPFRDGIDAAAAAGISCIIQPGGSIRDEEIIAAADEHGMAMVFTGMRHFRH
- a CDS encoding SO_0444 family Cu/Zn efflux transporter, whose product is MLLSNFIDLFLDSAPWLLLGLVLAGMLKMFVPMVWMQKQLGGHGFKTTVKAAILGAPLPLCSCGVIPAAVGLRRSGASKAATTSFLVSTPETGIDSVSVSYVLLGPFMAIVRPIAAVSSAIVAGLLVGRDDDEVKVSDIAQPASSNQSATDKGSEASTSCCSSNKPVEKPLHKQVSSSCCGDKSNAPVRMKADASPMMMRPASSGAMAKPEALIKPAAATQSASGSCCGSKATPEPVSSCCSTTDTANQSNSQSESCCESTKDVATELKGTSVLARMGKGLHYAATDLVRDTTVWLLIGLFFAALVQTYVPGDFMAKWGDGILAMLVMVLISVPMYICATASTPIAAGLLLAGVSPGAVLVFMLAGPATNIATLGVVTKELGKRALYGYLGGVLGVALISGVIVNYLVETFGFVVMPQIGEEHNLLPSVIVNGSGIILAILMLKVLLAKLPKNWWRRDCCS
- the purD gene encoding phosphoribosylamine--glycine ligase, giving the protein MQVLVIGGGGREHALAWKAAQSAQVEKVFVAPGNAGTSLEPKLENVAINVEQINALVEFAQANKIELTIVGPEVPLSLGVVDAFNEAGLPIFGPTQGAAQLESSKAFTKDFLARHNIPTAAYANFTEIEPAKAYVVEVTAKTGYPIVIKADGLAAGKGVIIAQDQSEADAAIEDMLAGNMFGEAGSRVVIEEFLKGEEASFIVMVDGQNILAMASSQDHKARDNGDNGPNTGGMGAYSPAPVVTQAVHEWTIANVIRPTVDGMAAEGNVYTGFLYAGLMISPDGSAKVLEYNCRFGDPETQPIMMRLKSDLVELCLAATRGELDQVTAEFDSRAAVGVVLAAGGYPDAYRKHDVIDGLSLGNNDAKVFHAGTSMKEGHVVTNGGRVLCATALGNTVTEAQKAAYALVDEIHWDDVYFRTDIAYRAIARES
- a CDS encoding DUF4382 domain-containing protein, which gives rise to MKYSKSIIAIALTSLLAACGGSDDKPETPKTGVFSLGVSDNPADAKVVNIAFKQVVLKGAGEPISFDVSEDGELKHVDLLTVQGQEIETLVPAQTIPVGEYQMCIFMQSDEVANENGSYVITKDDIIQGLNTNSQGTCAGIQGEVGTGRLFFNKAFTIAAGVNDFVAEFNLSKGLQAPHGSHDYWTLKPTAVQLVNNAEVGAINGQISDDVMAACEVAAGGSEFNPAVYLYPTATTLENMVDFRPDADVVEPQVAPIASARVNPITDDAENVTGYEYEFGFVAANTYSLGYTCVAQNDDPESVNTPEDVEAPFFLHIDEQDVVVTEGTTTERHFPMDFVPAT
- the zntR gene encoding Zn(2+)-responsive transcriptional regulator; this encodes MYRIGELSKACDVKADTLRFYEKHGLLSPSMRTESGYRMYTEDDAERLRFILRAKAVGFTLAEITELLSIELDKSNWACADVKGMVDIKLEHVEAKIAELNYFRESLQRLSDACCGGPESAEHCSILEALESNAAEVKCENHTHQHAQTEYKASCKVKG
- a CDS encoding YebC/PmpR family DNA-binding transcriptional regulator, whose product is MGRAYQNRKESMAKTAGQKTRLYSRYGKELYVCAKNGGFDPDGNLALRQMIAKAKKDQVPAHVIERAIEKARGGGGEDYETARYEGFGPGGAMVIVDCLTDNGKRTFTEVRQAFVKNDAKLGSPGTVGHMFDHQAVFAFKGDDEEAVLEALMMADVDIADIEVEDGIISVFAPHTEFNKAKTALNDAFPDTELEVEEIAFVPQTMTELTDPEVIAQFEKFQAALEDCDDVQNVYHNADIKA